Part of the Ptiloglossa arizonensis isolate GNS036 chromosome 7, iyPtiAriz1_principal, whole genome shotgun sequence genome, GTGTCGTTCACCGTGGCTTCGGTGACGTATGAGTCGGTGTACTCGGGATTCGGGCTGTTCGATTCGTATCTGGAGACGGTTTGGAGATACGGGGTCTCGTAGTTGAGCTTCTGGTTGCTCGTGCTGGTCTTCGTTCCGGTATACGTGGATGAGAAAGGATACGTGGAGGCTGGGGAGCCGCTGGTGGGTGTTCGTTGACGCGCCAAGTTCGCGTTCTGTCTCTGTGTCACTAAATTCTGATAACCGAGTCGGTACACTTGTTGCTGGGGCAAGCTCGACGACAACGACTCCGAGGAAACGAATGGATTCGCCTGTTGTACGGTCTGCTCGGGAACCGTGGGAAATTGCACCGGTCCCTGAGAGAGAATGCTATTTTCCGTGGTGCTGGCTTCGTAAATCGAATGAGGTCCCTGGGATTTCGCGCGCTGCGCGCTGGACTGCGGGTATTCCACGTAAGTGGCAGGCGGGACGTCCGACACCCGACCGTCCGGATATTTccagaaaattttgttctcgtaGCGGACGCCGTTATCCAAGGTGTACCTGGAGATTTAACAACCGTGGTCAGACGTGGACCAACGACGCGAAGGCGCTGTCGACGACGATAGAAAACGGTAACTCGTCGTTAAaatgtgtacagggtgtttcgacaCGGTGAAGAATCtcgcggagaaccgaagaatctTAAGAGAGTATGTTCTTAATGAAATTTTAGCTCAAAAAGTTCTACCGGGGAAATATACTAGTATTTAGTACAGAGAGGAACGTTATacactttgaataatttttcccctatatttgtataaattgtttcgcggagaaataaatcttaGAGCGATACGGAGAGATATTCACCGTGTCGAGACAAAACAGACACCTGCTACCTCGCTCGGTGCACCTTTCTCTGCTTCTCAAGTTGCAAACAATTCTCTTACTCCAATTCCTCGATGGTTACTATCGTTACAATTAACATTATCGCGAAACATCCCTCGTATCCGTACGAGATTCTCCGAAACGCGTAACAGGatcatcgatattaaaattacctGGAATCGGTGGTAGAAGCTTGCGCGGTGCTCCGAAGACGTGGATCGTAACTCAAGGTAGGTACGGTGGACGTCTCGACGCTTTGAGGGAGCGTCTCGAAGCCGTGGGGATTGATATTCGATCGAAGATTCTGACTCTGTGCCCCGAAGGGCTGCGTGTCCGCGGGGAAAGGGCTCGGAGAAGCATAGTCGAACGTGGCCGAGTGCTGGCTCGCGAAGTTCCCCGGGCTGGGAGTTACGTATCTCACGGTCTCCGTGGAGCTGAAAGCCAAAGGCGATTGCACGGTGGTCGGAACGTTGCTCCTGTACCCGGAATATTGAATACCGAACGAGCTGACCGACGGTTTCGGCGTTGCCAGGAAGTTTTGGTACGATCCGTGACTCGTCGGCGGTTTCTGCGGCTTGGTGCGCGATCCGTACGCGGGCTGAGCTTTCGACGATTGCTGGAAATTCGTGTACCGGAGATTCGGATTGGTCTGACCTTGAAACTGAGACGAGACCAGATTCTGTCGCGTTCCGTGAAAGAACTGTTCCCTCTGGTTGACCGGTTGCACCTTCTCGATGATCGTCTGAGGCAGAAACGGACTGATGGACTCCTCGATGGTCACCGCCGTTCCGGATTTTCCAGCTGGGAAATAGTAATTGTATCTTCTGGGTTGTAAAGCGTTCTTGTCCAGCCCGTAACCCAGACCGTTGTTCACGGTCCTCTTGGACTTTTCTTCGGAGCCGACGTTCTCGTCCGTGTCGTTGGCAAAATCCAATAGAATGATCGGTGGCAGAATGGGCAACCGATCCTCTTCTTTGCCTTCGGTTTTCGAATCGTCCGCAGACTCGAGGATGGTCTCGTCGAGTTGACCGCTAGCTTTGGACAGATCCCTACCGGAAGTTTTCGCTTGGCTGAGGCCAATTATCAGCAGAATCGTGGCGATCTGAAAGGGCACGTAAGAGATCGTTGTTCGTGAACGTAACAACGCCCGTATTATCGATCTCGCGGCTCCGGTAATGATAATCGACGCTTTCACTTCCATACCCGCGTTgatccctttttctttttttagagaCGTTTAACCCGAGTAATAATTACCGTTACCGTGGGGAAACTCGAGCGGAGAACGGTTATTACGGGGCTCGACCTTGGCAGGAAAGAGTTCGAATTTCTACAAGGTTGCAGTCGGAGTCAAGCACCCGGAGAACGAGTTCCAGCGCGCAACTTGTGATTTTCACCGCTTTCTTCGACGAGCAAACACGCCTCGGGGGGATATCCGAAGTTTCGACGGCGATCCTCGCCGCGTAGAGGGAGATCAACCAGCCTGGCAATATCGCGACTATCTCTTTGAATTCCTATGAACGTTGATCCCGTTACGGGTGCTGGTAATCCACGGAACGAGGAcgatcgacgaggaacgaaTCTTCGAACGAAAGTTCGAACCGTTTTCGCGAAGATTCGCCGCGGAGGAGGTTCCGCGAGATTCGATACGAGgtacgcgaacgtttcgagctGAGATCTGGAGCGAAGAACGTTTCGCGAGTCGGTGACGCGTTTTGGCGAACGAAAACGAGGGTATCGTCGTTTTGATTCCTCGACCGGATATGAAATCGCTCGTTACCCAACCTGGACCAACAGGGAACGGATTTTACTACGGTGTTCACCGAATACCTTCAAGGACTTTCACTGACTCGCTCAAGAGCATCTGCCACGGCTACTTTGCCCGACGCCGCGCGACCGTGGATGAAAGAAGATAAGAAAACACTTTCTCCGTAATGACCGATTCAGACTTGTCCcgtcgacgaaaagaaaaattcaatcccATCGCGCGCTACGTGACCGACGAATCGATAATTACTCGATCTCGCGACCACCATCGATCGTAATTTACGACGTCCGCTGTCGCGGATGGTTCTCAATCGACACGAGACGCTACGACGATTTCGCGCGACAAAAGCGCGTACCAACCTGCAGAATCAAAGGTGGCTTCCATTAGCGcggcgatcgttcgcgaacgagatAAGAGGAAAATCGGAGTCCGTGCACGTAACGCGTTTCTTCGTCCCCTCGTGGCTCAAAATCTCCCGAAATTCAAGATTACGGCCGGAGAGAGAATTACTCCAACGAATTAGCGTAACTTCTTCGCTCCGCGGAACCAGTTGAATCTCGCGGAGCTAATTtacggaccgatgtgactggaagACGTTGCCGGGAATaggaatattttctcgaagaatCGCGCAACGACCGTTTCTTCCGGTTCTGGTTCGAAAATTAGACCAGATGGTTGCACGGAACGTTGCATCGGCACAGATGGGATCGAGAGGACCTCCGTTGAAAGTGgggaaattttctcgagaaattgcgcaacgaacgtttcgattGCACGTGGACCAAGTATTCGAGCTTAATGGACTCGCGAGTGAGGAGAATTTCTTCACGGATAGGAGCGCGCTAGTGTCTACGGAGAACGTAAGCCGAACGTGAAGCTGAGAAAGATGTACGCGCGCCTAACGATCGGAAATCGAGGATCGAGAGAGAaccgtaacgttcaacgtttctaCGATCGGAGCTGGAGCGGAGTGTACACGTGTGTACAGTACGCGGAGTATACGTACGCGAAACTGAAACGATCCACTCGAAGAACGCGAAAAAGACACGCACCTGCCGAGCGGAGACACAGCGAAGATCGAAATGGAACTacgggaaatttgaaatttttacggCCAGGAGTGAACTGGAACGAGGTGCACGGTACACGAAATCTATTAAAAATTCACAAGTTGGTAAAACCGAGACGATCCACTCGAAGAACGCGAAGAAGACGCGCACCCGTTGAGTAGAGACA contains:
- the LOC143149695 gene encoding uncharacterized protein LOC143149695, with the translated sequence MPPCYGGETIIAVSLSRFKRRHIRRDVAASASSVPNIRYETAKRAGLRSNADMRPNAIYVSTVILVVSRSAIPHDCHVTEYKFRIYPRCYPFESFPASIDGSQLETFAYLVSNLAEPPPRRIFAKTEFKEIVAILPGWLISLYAARIAVETSDIPPRRVCSSKKAVKITSCALELVLRVLDSDCNLVEIRTLSCQEKGINAGMEVKASIIITGAARSIIRALLRSRTTISYVPFQIATILLIIGLSQAKTSGRDLSKASGQLDETILESADDSKTEGKEEDRLPILPPIILLDFANDTDENVGSEEKSKRTVNNGLGYGLDKNALQPRRYNYYFPAGKSGTAVTIEESISPFLPQTIIEKVQPVNQREQFFHGTRQNLVSSQFQGQTNPNLRYTNFQQSSKAQPAYGSRTKPQKPPTSHGSYQNFLATPKPSVSSFGIQYSGYRSNVPTTVQSPLAFSSTETVRYVTPSPGNFASQHSATFDYASPSPFPADTQPFGAQSQNLRSNINPHGFETLPQSVETSTVPTLSYDPRLRSTAQASTTDSRYTLDNGVRYENKIFWKYPDGRVSDVPPATYVEYPQSSAQRAKSQGPHSIYEASTTENSILSQGPVQFPTVPEQTVQQANPFVSSESLSSSLPQQQVYRLGYQNLVTQRQNANLARQRTPTSGSPASTYPFSSTYTGTKTSTSNQKLNYETPYLQTVSRYESNSPNPEYTDSYVTEATVNDTSATSFFDSSGENSRVTDYTSKVQNYLDASLTSDETKKQTDLNGYTNLRYSDLLNYNPSISDYIRDPSSILNVRPTFVQAGNSLIPVIILRVDGASPIRTKTAQNINLKALLQQYLIQYANSIQELARPSSYDLGTESIAKNQSPLPGKSPVLDLIRLTQEDARGGPTYAAGSFSGRSSYEADLNVPADFDGGHYGERSTIRQKTKNVEILDDPRFAAYKTKS